GCAGCTCCTCCAGGCCAGCACGGGACCCAACCTGGCCATGGACTTCCTGCCCGGTTCGGTCGGCTACGACGGCATCGCCTGGCGGGCGCCGGCCGAGGAGGCCGCCCGCATCTACTGGCTGGACGCCCTCACGGCGAACGTGGACCGCACCTGGTCCAACCCCAACCTGCTGATCTGGCACCGGCAGTTGTGGGCGATCGACCACGGCGCGGCGCTGATCTTCCAGCACTCGTGGCCGGCGGTGGACGGCTGGGCCACCCGGGACTACGGGCTGGGCTCGCACGTCCTGTCCGAGCGGGTGTCCACGCTCAAGCCCTCGACCCTCGAAAGCCTCGACGCCGAGCTGGCCGCCCTTGTGACGCCGCAGGCGCTGGAGCGGATCCTCGCACTCGTGCCCGACGACTTCCTGGAATCCATGCACTCGACGAACGGCGCCGACCCGCAAACCCTGCGTGCGCGCTATTGCGAATACCTGCTGGCCCGCCTCGCCGGCGGACGTGACTGGTGGCCGGAGTCGGCGGCATGAGCGATCACCTCTCCCCCTCCCTCGGCTTCGACTACGCGCTGCTCCAGGCGGTCCCCCGCGTGGACCGCGGCGAGCGTGTCAACGTGGGCGCACTGCTCTACTGCAAGCAGGCCGACTTCCTCGCGGCCGGGATCCACATCGACCCCGTACGCCTGCGCGCCCTGGACCCCGGGGTCGACTTGACCGGTGTCACCGACGCCCTCGAAGCGATCCGCGCCATCTGCGCGGGCGAGTCGAAGGCCGGCCAGGCCGGCGCCGGCACGCTGCGCTCCCGGTTCGGCTGGCTGACCGCCCCGCGCAGCGCCGTCGTCCAGGCCGGACCGGTGCACGGAGGCCTCACGGCCGACCCGGAAGCCGAACTGGACCGGCTGATGAACCGCCTGGTGCGCTGAGCCGCCGCCCTCCCCCTCCACCGACCGCCCCGTACCGAGGACAGCACATGCAGGACATCGTCGATGCCGTCGTGAGCGGGGAAGCCCGGTCGGAGGACTTCGCCTCGCTCGCCCTCCCCGAGGCGTACCGGGCCGTCACTCTGCACAAGGACGAGACGGACCTGTTCGCCGGACTCGCCACCCGTGACAAGGACCCGCGCAAGTCGGTGCACCTGGACGAGGTGCCGGTGCCCGAACTCGGGCCGGGCGAGGCCCTGGTGGCCGTCATGGCCTCCTCCGTCAACTACAACACCGTCTGGTCCGCCCTCTTCGAGCCGCTGCCGACCTTCGGATTCCTGGAGCGCTACGGCAGGCTCAGTGAGCTCACCAGGCGCCATGACCTGCCGTACCACGTCATAGGCTCCGACCTCGCCGGAGTCGTCCTCCGCACGGGGCCGGGCGTGCGCGCCTGGAGGCCCGGGGACGAGGTCGTCGCCCACTGCCTCTCGGTGGAACTGGAGGCGCCGGACGGCCACGACGACGCCATGCTCGACCCCGAGCAGCGCATCTGGGGCTACGAGACGAACTTCGGCGGCCTGGCGCAGATCGCCCTGGTGAAGTCCACCCAGCTGATGCCCAAGCCGCGGCATCTCAGCTGGGAGGAAGCCGCCGCACCCGGGCTGGTCGCCTCCACCGCGTACCGCCAGCTGGTCTCCCCCAACGGCGCGGGCATGAAGCAGGGCGACAACGTCCTGATCTGGGGCGCGGGCGGCGGACTGGGCTCGTACGCCACACAGTTCGCGCTCAACGGGGGCGCCAACCCCGTCTGCGTGGTCTCCAGCGCGCAGAAGGCCGACATCTGCCGGGCGATGGGGGCGACCGCGATCATCGACCGGACCGCCGAGGACTACAGGTTCTGGAAGGACGAGCACACCCAGGACCCGAAGGAGTGGAAGCGCTTCGGCAGCCGCATCCGTGAGCTGACCGGCGGCGAGGACGTGGACATCGTCTTCGAGCACCCGGGCCGCGAGACGTTCGGCGCGAGCGTCTTCGTGACCCGCAAGGGCGGCACGATCGTCACCTGCGCCTCGACCTCCGGCTACCACCACGCGTACGACAACCGCTACCTGTGGATGTCCCTCAAGAAGATCGTCGGATCCCACTTCGCGAACTACCGGGAGTCCTGGGAGTCGAACCGGCTGGTCTCCCGGGGCAGGATCCATCCCACGCTGTCGAAGGTCTACCCGCTGGAGGAGACCGGCCAGGCCCTCCACGACGTCCACCGCAACCTCCACCACGGCAAGGTGGGAATCCTCGCGCTCGCGCCCGCGGAGGGACTGGGCGTACGCGACCACGAACTGCGGGAGCGACACCTGGACGCCATCAACCGCTTCCGGGTCCCGGAGCCGGCCTCCACCTGACCCGGCCGCTCGGCCACGGGCTGCCACCGCGCCTTCGGGCACCGGTGGCAGCCCTTTCGCATGCGCGCCCCCGGGGCACGACCGCCGTCCACCGTCCGCCGTGAATGCATTTCAGATACAGAACCGTATTGGGATACAGTCCTGTATCTGGGAAGCGCGTCAAGGAGGCGGTCACCATCACGAAGCGACTCACCCGGCAGCAGAGCCGGCAGGTCACCCGCGAGCAGATCCTTCGGTCGGCGGCCGCCCTCTTCGCCGGCCAGGGGGTCAGCGGAACCTCGGTGGAGCAGATCGTCGAGGCCGCCGGGTACACCCGGGGCGCCTTCTACGGCAACTTCGAGGGCAAGCACGAGCTCGTCCTCGCCCTGCTGGAGCAGCGGACCCAGCACGAGCTCGAAGAGATCCAGGCGATGAGCCGCGAGGCGGCCACCTTCGAGGAGATGCTGGACCACCTGCGCTCCTGGCACCGCCGTCGCGACGAGAACCTCGCCAGCTGGCTCGCCCTGCGCACCGAACTCTGGCTCTACGGACTGCGCGACCCGGAGCTGCTCCCCCTGCTGGCGGACCGCGAGCGCCGCTCGCGGGACGCGATCGCCCAGTCGCTGGAGCAGGGCTTCGCCGCGCGCGGGGTGACCACACCGGCGCCTGTGGAGCTCCTGGCGCTGATCGTGCACGCGCTGGACGACGGGCTGTCCATCCAGCGCGTGCTCTTCCCCTCAGACAGCGGCACGGACTCCGTGGTGGACGTCGTGGAGCTCCTCATGAAGTCCTGGACTGCACTCGCCCGCAGCACCGAAGCCGCACCCGCTGCCGGACCCACCGCGGCACCCGCCGCCGAACCCCCGACCGAGAAACCGGAGAAGAACCCATGAACAAGGCAGGGCAGGCAGAAAAGCCGGCGGCCGCCGGCCCACCTGCCACTCCCGAGACGCCCGAGCCCGACCCGAAGCGGTGGCTCGCGCTGACAGTCCTGCTGGTCGCCACCTTCATGGACCTGCTCGACGCCAACATCATCACCGTGGCCATCCCGAGCATCCAACGCGACCTCGGCGCCTCGACCTTCGCCATCCAGGCGATGACGGCCGGCTACACCCTGAGCTTCGCGGTCCTGCTGATCACCGGCGGCCGGCTCGGCGACATCTTCGGCCGCAAGCGCATGTTCCTGGTCGGCGTCGGCGGGTTCGTCCTCGCGTCCGCGATGTGCGCCGCCGCGCCGAGCACCGACTTACTCGTCGTCGCCCGCGCGCTCCAGGGCCTCACGGCCGCCATCATGGTGCCCCAGGTGCTCGCGCTCATCCACGTCTCCTTCGCCCCCCAGGAGATCGGCCGCGTCGTCAGCCTCTATGCGAGCATGGTCGGCCTGGCCATCGTCTCCGGGCCCCTCATCGGCGGTGCCCTGATCAGCTGGAGCCCGCTGGACCTCGGCTGGCGCAGCATCTTCGTGGTGAACCTGCCGGTGGGCGTGCTGGCGCTGATCGGCGCCGCGAAGTGGATGCGGGAGTCGAGCTCCCCCCACGCAAAGCGCCTGGACATGGTCGGCATGCTGCTCATCGTCGTCGGGCTGCTGCTGCTCATGGTGCCGCTGACCCTCGGCCGCGAGCTCGACTGGCCGGTGTGGAGCATCGCCTCGCTCGTCGCCGCCGCCCCCGTCCTGGTGCTGTTCGTGGTCTACGAGCGCCACAAGACCCGCAAGGACGGCTCGCCCCTGGTGACGCTGTCCCTGTTCAAGGTCCGCGCGTTCGGCGCCGGTATCGGCGTGCAGCTCCTCTTCAGCGCCATCCCCGCGGGCTTCTTCCTGAGCTGGACCCTCTACCTCCAGGCCGGCCTGGGCTGGTCGGCCCTGCACACGGGCCTGACCGCGATCCCGTTCTCCCTGTGCGTCCCGATCGTCGGCGGCCTCGCCGTCCGCAGGCTCTCACCGCTCTACGGCCGCTACTGCCTGCTCGCCGGTGCCGTCCTGATGCTCGCGGGGATCCTCTCCTACGCCTGGGCGGCGGACCGCTTCGGCACGGGCATCACCTCCTGGCACGCGATCCCGTCCATGCTCCTGATCGGCTCCGGCATGGGCATGCTGATGCCCCCGCTGACTGCGCTGGTGCTCAGGGAGGTCCAGCCGCAGGAGGCCGGCGCCGCCTCCGGCATCATCAACGCCACCGGCCAGCTCGGTGCAGCGCTCGGTGTGGCGGTCATCGGCAGCCTCTTCTTCGCGGCCCTCGCGGGCAACGCCGGGCCGCAGGCCGAACGCGTCGTCCCCACCGTGCAGTCCGTCTCGCCCCGGCAGGCCTCCGACCTCCAGGACTGCGCGACCGAGGCGCTGGGCCAGGACGACCTGGCCAAGGTTCCGGACATCTGCTCCACCCTGGTGCAGGGCGCCGACGACGGCACCCGGGATACGATCAATGGTGCGCTCGGCGAGATCCGCGCGAAGACGTTCGTGTCCACCTACAGCGAGACGCTGTACTGGGCGGCCGGTGGCCTCGTCCCGGTCACCGCCCTCGTCCTGCTCCTGCCGCACCACCGCGTCCGGCGGGAGGACCTGGCCCGGTGAGCGCCTCCTGCGACACCCACTCACATCAGCGAACCACAACGGGAGACCGTCCATCATGAGCAGAAGCACGACCTACCAGGTCCTCACCCGGGGCAAGTTCGCTCCCCTCGACGAGGAGCAGCGCGCGGCGCTGCTCGCCCAGGTCGACGACCACGGCGTGCTCAGCGCCCGGTTCACCGAGGAGGGCACGGTCAACTACGAGCGAGGGCTGCACGGGTTCACCTTCCGCGTGCTGATCCCCGCGACCGACGAGGACACCGAGCAGCTCGTCCTGTCGAAGGCCGAGGAGCTCGCCGTGGCGGCCGTCGCCAAGCTCGGCGCCGGGTGCGTCGAACTGAAGTCGGTCTCCACCGACCTCGCCAGCATCAAGATCAAGCGGAAGGGGCGCTGACCCCAAGGTCCAGGCCGGGCACGGCGCCGCTGCCGGCGCCGTGCCGGCCCGCACCGGCAGGGATGCGGAACACTGCGATGACACCTGACGAATTCACCCTGGCGATGGCCGACCCGACTCTGCGCCGCGTCTTCTCCGCGGTCGCGCTCGGCTCGGCCACCTCGTCCGAGATCCTCACGGCCGCCGGGCTCGACACCCCCGTGGCGGCCAAGGCCATCGGTCAGCTGACCCGGACGGGGCTGCTCGTGCCCGAGGGCCGCGGCCGGCTCGTCGTCAACGAGGGGGCCCTGGAGGAGGCCGGGCGGGCCGCCGCCCACCGCAGGGAGGAGGAGGCCGCGGCCGCTCAGCCCGACGCCCGGCTGCGCGGCTTCGTACGGGACCGGGTCCTCGTGGCCCTGCCCGAGGAGGCCGACCAAGCGGCGCGGCACACCGTGCTGCGGCACGTGGCGGAAGCCACGTTCACCCCCGGGGAGGAGTACGACGAGCGCACCGTGACGGACCGTCTGGAGCCGTGGTGCGAGAGCGGTGTCCTCGACACCGTGTCACTGCGCCGGGCCCTCGTCGACGTGGGGGTGCTGCGCCGGGAGGCGGGCCTGTACGGCCTCACCGCCGCCACCGCCTGACACCGGGCGGCCACCCCCCGGCCGGGACGCCGCCCGCACGGCGGGACGCCGGCCCTTCACGACCCGGTCGGGGCGGTGGAGGCCGGCGTCGGGCGCGCCGGCCTCCGCCCGCTCCCCCGGCTGCTACGCGGGAACCTACAGGCGCGCCGCCTCCGGTACCGGCCGGGGCCGGCGCGCCGCCTCCAGTACGGCGGCCTGGTACGGGGTGAGGGCGTCAGGCCCCTCCTCGCGGAACAGCGCCGCCCAGTTCGGCTCGCGCCCGCAGGCGTACAGGGTCCCGAGCGAGGTGAGCATGGAGCGGAGCTCCGCCCGCCGCCTGCCGGAGGGCAGCAGCCACCCCTGCCGCTCCCCGTGTTCGAGAGTCTGGCGCATCGGGCTCAGCAGCACCGGATGAGCACTCACCTCCAGGAACACCTCGTGTCCCGCGTCGCTCAGATGCTCGACCGCTGCCGCGAACCGCACCGGTTCCCGCAGGTTGCGCATCCAGTACGCGGCTCCCAGGCCCGCGTCCCGCACCGGCTCGGCCGTCACGGTCGAGTACATCGGCAGCCGCGTGGGGGCCGGCACCACCGTACGCAGGGCTTCGTGCAGATCCTCGCGCAGCTCCTCCACGTAGCGGCTGTGCGAGGCGACCGTTCCCTTGATCACCCGGCAGTAGACGTCCTTGGCCTCCAACTCGCCGACGAGCGCCGCGAGCGAGTCCGAGTCGCCCGCCAGGACGGTGGAGCGGGGACTGTTCTCCCCCGCCACGCTGATCCCGCCGCCGCTCGCCTCCGCCACCGCCTGCGCCTCGGCCGGCGAGAGTTCCGTCGTGGCCAGCGCCCCCTTGCCGGAGATGCGGCGCAGCAGCGCGCTGCGCCTGCAGGCGACCTTCAGAGCGTCGCGCAGGGTCAGGCCGCCGGCGGTGTGGGCGGCGGCGATCTCCCCCATGCTGTGCCCGACGACCGCGTCGGGGGTGACCCCCCAGCTGCGCCAGAGCGCGGTCAGGGCGATCTGGAGGGAGACCATCGTCGGCTGGAGGACGTCCAGTTCGTCCAGCCTGGCCTTCCCGGCCGGCAGCTTCAGCTGCTCGACGGCGGAGAAGCCCGCGAACTCGCCGATCAGCCGGTCGCACCGGAGCAGCGCCTCCCGGAAGACGGGTTCCTGTGCGAGGAGTTCGCGTCCCATCCCGTACCACTGGGCGCCCTGTCCGGCGAAGACGAACACCAGTCCGGGCCGCCGGGCGGTGACGTGGGACGGGACCCGCCCGACCTCGCCGGCACAGGCCGCTTCGAGCTGCGTGCGAAGCTCGTCGTACGAGTCGACGGCGAAGGCGATCCGGTGGACTCCGGCCGTCCCCGCCGCCGCCTCGCGGCAGTACCGGGCGAGCGAGGGCAGGGCACGTCCGGCACGGATCCTGTCGAGGTGGGCGCCCAGCAGGAGCCGGAGCACCTCCTCGGTGTCGGCGGCGACGGCGAACAGCCGTGGGCTCATGCGTCCCCCTTTCGGTTTCGGCCCGGGCGGTGTGTCATCGGCGGACGGCGATCCGGTGGCGGTAGCTCTCCATCGGCAGTCCGCTCATCCACGGCACGATGCCCAGCTTGCTGAGCGCCTTGATGGCGGGGGGCGGCTGGTAGCCCGCGAACATGCCGCCGAACATGAGGATCTGGCTGTGCGCGGCGATCTGGCGCACCAGCGGGTTCATGCGCTGCTTGCCGAGGGTGGTCCGGAAGTGGCTGCCTGCTGCCATCCGGCGGCGTACGGCTGCGCGGACCCGGTCCGAGATGTCGTGGTCGGCCGTCCATTCCAGGCCCTCGGTCGCCTCCGCCGTGCGCCGCATGGTCTCCGTGCGCTGCCGGGTGTAGACGTCGATGTGGCTGAGGAAGCCGCCGGGCCGGAGCACGCGTGCGGCTTCGGCGAGGAACGCACCGAGGTCGGGGTAGGTGTGCGAGCTCTCGATGTTGACGAGCACGTCGACGGAGGCGTCCTCGAAGGGGAGCTCCTCCGCGTCGCCGTGCACGAAGGCGAGCTCGTCGCCGCGGGACAGGGTGGCGGTGGCCCGGGCGACGGCCTTCGGTGACAGGTCGAGGCCGGTCATGCGGGCGCCGGGGGCGATGCGGGAGAGGAAGTTGAGGCCCTCGCCCATGCCGCAGCCGACCTCCAGTACGTGGCGGCCGGCGTAGTCGTCGAGTGCGATGGGGAGTTCGCGCAGGGCGAGGAAGTACAGCTGCTCGCTGAAGCCGTCGGTCCAGGGCTCTCCGAAGCCGGGCACGCGGGCGCGGATCTCCTCGACCAGTGCGGGGTCGTGCATGCCCCAGTTCCACAGGGCGCCGTGGCCGGAGAGCGTCGCGGCCATGTCGTAGATGGTGGCGCTGGCGGACTTCATGCCGGCGGCGTTCGCGCCGCGGCGGGCGGTGCCGGACTCGTCGAGGTTGATGTCGGCGAGACCGCTGGTGAAGGCGGTCATGACGTCAGGGGTGGCACTCATGTGGGTCTCCGATGAGCAGGTGGGTGGTCAGGCGCTGACGGTGTCGCCGCGCACCAGGCCGTATCCGTCGGGTACGTCGGCGGGGTCGGTGCCGGTCGTGACGGGCCGGTTGTCGGCGTCGACGAACACCACGCTCGGCCGGTACGAGCGGGCGTGCTCCTCGCTCATGGAGGCGTAGGAGATGATGATGACGAGGTCGCCGGGGTGGACGAGGTGGGCCGCGGCGCCGTTGATGCCGATGACCCCGCTGCCGGCCTCGCCCTCGATGACGTACGTGCTGAGGCGGGCGCCGTTGTCGACGTCGACGATGTCGACCTTTTCACCGGGCAGCAGGTCCGCGGCGGCCATCAGGGTGGCGTCGATGGTGACGGAGCCGACGTAGTGCAGGTCCGCCTGGGTCACGGTCGCCCGGTGGATCTTGGACTTGAACATCTCTCGGTACAGCATGTGCTCTCCGTTCACCAGGTCACCGGTAGCTCGTGGACGCCGTAGATCACCATGTCCGGGCGGGTGCGGACCTCGGCGGCGGGGACGCCGAGGCGCAGCCCCGGGAAGCGCCCGAACAGGGCCTCGAACGCGATCCTCAGTTCCAGCCGGGCGAGCTGCTGGCCCGCGCACTGGTGGATGCCGTGCCCGAAGGCGAGGTGCGGCACGGGCTCGCGGGTCACGTCCAGTTCGTCAGGCCGGGCGCAGAGCGCCGGATCGCGGTTGGCGGCCGCGAAGGAGAGCGAGACCGCGTCCCCGGCCGCCATCCGGTGTCCCTCCAACTCCAGGTCCTCGGCCGCGGCTCGGATGCCGCCCGCGTGGACGACCGTGAGGTAGCGCAGCAGTTCCTCGACCGCCCGTTCGGCCAGAGAGGTGTCGGCGGCCAGCGCGGCCGCCTGCTCGGGGTGCTCCAACAGCGCGAAGGTGCCCAGGGCGATCATGTTCGCGCTGGTGTCGTAGCCGGCGGTCAGCAGCACGGCGCCGACCGTGACGATCTCTTCGTCCGAGAGCCGGCCCTCGGCCACGAGGGCGGCGATCAGGTCGTTCGCAGGCTCGGCGCGTTTGGCCTCGACCAGCCGGTGCAGCAGGCCGGTGACGGCGTGCCAGCCGGCGATGGCCTCCTCGGCGCTGGAGTGCACCGCGAAGAGTGCCGCGATGGCGCGGGCGAAGGCCGGGCGCTCCGACAGGGGCACGCCCAGCAGCTCGCAGATGACCGATGCGGCCATGGGCTCGGCGAACCCCGTCACCAGGTCGACCGGGCCCCCGCCCCGGCCGGAGGCCATGGCGTCCAGGTGGCTGTCGGCGAGCTCCCTCAGCCGGGGTTCGAGGGTGCGGGTGCGGCGCGCCGAGAACCAGCCGGCCACCGCCCGCCGGTAGCGGGTGTGCTCCGGCGGGTCCATGGCCGTGAACATGCCCGGAGCCGGCTCGGTCCGGTCCGAGGCCATGGGCAGCGGGATGGGCGAGCGCAGCGCGTCCGCCCGGGAGCTCATCCGGGGGTCGGCGAGGAGTCTGCGGACCTGGGGGTAGCCGGTGACCAGCCAGCCCACGTGCCCGTCCGGGAACTCCATGCGGGCGACCGGGTGGTCCGCGCGGAGCGCCCCGAGTTCGGGCGCGGGGTCGAAGGGGCACCGGCCCCGGGTCATCGGCAGACCCGGGACCGTGGGGACGTTGTCGGGCATCACACCTCCGGTGACAGGCGGACGGGGAGACGTTGCATCGACATCAGGTAGGGCGGATCGATCTCGCTCGGGTCGACGGCCAGCGCCAGGTCGGGGAACCGCCCGAACAGTGCGGTCAGGGCGACCTCGCCCTCGATCAGGGCGAGGCTTGCACCCAGGCAGTAGTGCGCGCCGCGGCCGAAGCCCAGGTGCGGGTTGTGCTCGCGGGTGATGTCGAGGCGGCCGGGCTCCTCGAAGACCTCCGGGTCCCGGTTGGCGGCGGCCAGTACCACCTGGATGGCCTCTCCGGGCTGGACCTTCACCCCGCCGATATCGACAGGCTCGGTGGCGAAGCGGCGGAACGTGTGTTTCACCGGCGCGGTGTGGCGCACGAGCTCGGCGACGGCCCGGCTGCCGAGCGACGGGTCGTTCTTCAGCAGTTCCAGCTGGTCGGGGTGCCGGAGCAGGGTGAAGACCCCGAGGGCGACGAGGTTGCGGACGGTCTCGTGGCCGGCCTGCACGAGGACCATCGCCAGGGCGGTCAGCTCGTCGTCGCTCAGCCGGTCGCTGTCCTCCTCGTGGACCTGCACCAGCTCGGAGATCAGGTCGTCCCGCGGCTCGGCCCGGCGGGCGGCGATCAGTTCCCGGGTCACCCGGGCCATGCCCCGCACGGCGGGGGCGAACTGCTCCGGGTTGGGGCGCAGGGCCTGTGCGAGGGTCTCGCTCCATTCCCGCCACTGCTCGCGGTACTCCTCGTCCACGCCGAGGAGTTCGCAGATGACGATGATGGCCAGCGGGTGCGCGTAGTCCGCGATCAGGTCGGGCTCGGCCTTGTCGGCGAGGCCGTCGAGCAGCCGCTCCGCCACGCGTTCCACGGCGGGGGTCAGAGCCAGCATCCGCCGTGCGGACAGGGCGCGGGTGACGAGGCGGCGGACCCTCATGTGGTCCGCACCGTCCATGGTCAGCAGGGTGGAGTCGAACATGTCGACGATGTCCTCGGGGATGCCCCGGCTGAGCATGCTCTGGCGGTGGGAGTCGCCCGGCGGGCGGCTGCGCAGGGTCGGCTCGCCGAGCACCGTCCTGACATCGTGGTGTCCGGTGACCACCCAGACGTCACTGCCGTCGGCGAACTTGCCGCGGCAGACGGGCCGGGGGCCGCCGAGCCAGCGCTTTCCCGCCTCCGGGTCGGTGATGAACTTCGGGTCGGACAGGTCGAACTCGCTCGCCAGGTCGCCGGATCCGGTGCCGGGTTCCTTGGCCGGGGTCTCGGTCATGCGGTGTGCCTCGCTCTTGCTGGGAATGACGATCGTGGGGGTTGTCCGGGGCCCCGCCGTGCCCCGGGGGATCAGGAGCTGCGGCTTCGCAGGCCGCCGCCTGCGATCTCCGCGGCCTCGTCCATCAGGCGGTCGGCGAGCTCGTCGGCGTGCCGATGCGGCCATGCGCGAAGCGGCGTCGGCGCGAGCCAGCGGTTGCAGGCGCCGAGGGCCGGTCCGCAGGGGATCTGGTAGTCGGCCACGCGGCCCGGTGTGCCCTCGATCGCCCATGTGGCCGCCTGGGCGCAGTACCACCGGAAGACGAGCGCCATGCGCCGCTTGGGGTCGAGGGCGGAGTCGGCGGAGCCGCCGACGCGGGCGAGGACCTCCTCGAAGGAGGCGCCCAGGTAGTCGTGCTCCACCTTCGCGCGCACGGCGGCGGGTACCGACTCCCACGCGTCGTGGTTGCGCCACAGGTCGTGGAGCCTTCCCGCGCGGGCGTGGAAGAGCACGCCCTTGCGCAGCACCCGTGCGCGGCCGCCGAGTTCGAAGAGGTCTCCGTAGGGCGCGAAGGCGGTGTCGTGGACGTCCGCCTCCTGCAGGAGGTCCTTCGCCGCCGCGCTGGTCC
Above is a genomic segment from Streptomyces globosus containing:
- a CDS encoding cytochrome P450 family protein, with translation MTETPAKEPGTGSGDLASEFDLSDPKFITDPEAGKRWLGGPRPVCRGKFADGSDVWVVTGHHDVRTVLGEPTLRSRPPGDSHRQSMLSRGIPEDIVDMFDSTLLTMDGADHMRVRRLVTRALSARRMLALTPAVERVAERLLDGLADKAEPDLIADYAHPLAIIVICELLGVDEEYREQWREWSETLAQALRPNPEQFAPAVRGMARVTRELIAARRAEPRDDLISELVQVHEEDSDRLSDDELTALAMVLVQAGHETVRNLVALGVFTLLRHPDQLELLKNDPSLGSRAVAELVRHTAPVKHTFRRFATEPVDIGGVKVQPGEAIQVVLAAANRDPEVFEEPGRLDITREHNPHLGFGRGAHYCLGASLALIEGEVALTALFGRFPDLALAVDPSEIDPPYLMSMQRLPVRLSPEV